One Mya arenaria isolate MELC-2E11 chromosome 7, ASM2691426v1 genomic window carries:
- the LOC128241386 gene encoding uncharacterized protein LOC128241386, which translates to MFEAQMQLQGEFLEAQCDTKKKQHVQSVKLPKLEICFFNGDKIKWIEFWDSFASSVHKSETLSNIDKFNYLRSKLGGEARSAIAGLSLSNENYRVADNILKERFGDIQEVIDLHYNKLINIRPAGDYVESLRKFLDTMDRHLRSLEVLGQNIDQDVFVAVVKSKLPSNVIRHLEIQKGSREKWTIKKLRDILCEYIVASEKAEKVQKSETVKPKTNRFNNYTKPELKVQSFGQRKVYSQPVSSSEALSAGSFENRNKNCRYCSKLHWSDECVKHKTIDERKLCLKGSCFKCLRGGHSSRDCKSNKVCVHCGQQNVHHRSLCPKIFKSKSVNENVAVSEEVSETYENNTLPKENALLSTGEIVLMQTARTNVGNPDSQFERKARVLLDSGSQRTYITESLASALNLKKAETEEIRLVTFGSNKNKVIKTESTNLKLKLTDGSDMMITANVVPNITGNIERKPANIYKRDDFKNLTRNLRLADTVPCETESGPIDILIGNDFYLDIIQPERIEVQPGLYLLSSKLGWLL; encoded by the coding sequence ATGTTTGAAGCTCAAATGCAATTACAGGGGGAATTTTTAGAAGCCCAATGTGACACAAAGAAAAAGCAACATGTGCAATCGGTTAAGTTACCGAAACTGGAGATATGTTTTTTCAATGGTGATAAAATTAAATGGATTGAATTTTGGGACAGTTTTGCAAGCTCAGTGCATAAAAGTGAAAcgttatcaaatattgataaattcaATTACTTAAGGAGTAAACTTGGAGGTGAAGCTCGTAGTGCTATAGCGGGCTTATCGCTGTCGAACGAAAATTACAGGGTGGCAGACAACATTCTCAAGGAGCGTTTTGGTGACATTCAGGAAGTCATTGACCTCCACTACAACAAGCTTATCAACATCAGACCAGCTGGCGATTATGTCGAAAGCTTGCGGAAATTCCTAGATACCATGGATAGACATCTAAGAAGCCTGGAAGTACTTGGACAAAATATTGATCAAGATGTGTTCGTTGCTGTTGTTAAATCGAAACTACCGAGCAACGTTATTCGACATCTTGAAATCCAAAAAGGTTCACGCGAAAAGTGGACAATAAAGAAGCTTCGAGATATACTCTGTGAATACATTGTGGCTAGTGAAAAAGCAGAAAAGGTGCAAAAATCAGAAACAGTTAAACCTAAAACAAACAGGTTTAATAATTACACGAAACCGGAGTTAAAAGTACAATCATTTGGTCAAAGAAAAGTGTACAGCCAGCCAGTAAGTTCATCAGAAGCGTTATCTGCTGGCTCTTTTGAAAACAGGAATAAAAACTGTCGCTATTGTTCAAAATTACATTGGAGCGATGAATGTGTTAAGCACAAGACCAttgatgaaagaaaattatgtttaaaaggcAGTTGCTTTAAATGCTTGAGGGGAGGACATTCGTCGCGTGACTGCAAAAGCAACaaagtatgtgtacattgtgGTCAGCAAAATGTGCATCATCGCAGCTTATGTCcaaagatatttaaaagtaaaagtgTGAATGAAAATGTAGCTGTATCTGAAGAAGTGAGTGAAACGTACGAGAATAATACACTTCCCAAAGAAAATGCTCTCTTGTCCACAGGTGAAATAGTTCTAATGCAAACAGCGCGAACAAATGTCGGAAATCCTGACAGTCAGTTTGAAAGGAAAGCCCGTGTTTTACTTGATTCAGGGTCTCAAAGAACCTACATCACTGAAAGCTTGGCAAGTGCACTTAATCTCAAAAAAGCTGAAACGGAAGAAATTCGTTTGGTAACGTTTGgcagtaataaaaataaagtaatcaAAACAGAAAGCACAAATTTGAAGTTAAAGCTGACTGATGGAAGTGATATGATGATTACTGCAAATGTTGTTCCAaatataaccggaaacattgaAAGGAAACCTGCTAACATCTATAAAAGGGATGATTTCAAAAACCTGACTCGCAATCTGAGATTAGCAGATACTGTACCATGTGAAACTGAATCAGGTCCTATCGACATATTGATCGGGAATGATTTCTATTTGGACATTATTCAACCTGAAAGAATAGAAGTTCAACCAGGACTTTATTTGCTGTCATCTAAACTTGGATGGTTACTCTAA
- the LOC128241383 gene encoding complement C1q-like protein 2, with protein MIEKMIRAEIKLKEFAKRMDLNDATVGDIKTDVRNNIQTTKEDVSMDLNDFIQKYVANSTDGTWSDWSSWNTCPVTCGVSMVARSRSCDNPAARKFGRQCVGNDREWKTCKFRECYGQPEKIAFYASLSDDISKTTASAPLVFNNVITNIGGGYEPSTGVFTAPTNGLFVFSLTVRQYGYPSYGFEGHFSIKKGDVVVMKVYPDMHGKDNEFDTASGTTVLELSKEDTVYVVADESGKFIEGNQDFSTYFSGYQFG; from the exons ATGATTGAGAAAATGATCAGGGCTGAAATTAAACTAAAAGAGTTTGCTAAAAGAATGGACTTGAATGATGCTACAGTAGGCGATATAAAAACTGATGTTCGTAATAATATCCAAACGACGAAAGAAGATGTATCGATGGATTTGAATGATTTCATTCAGAAATATGTTGCAAACTCAACAG ACGGCACGTGGTCGGATTGGTCGTCGTGGAATACGTGTCCTGTTACGTGTGGCGTTTCCATGGTAGCGAGATCACGGTCATGTGACAATCCAGCCGCTAGGAAGTTCGGTCGACAGTGCGTTGGAAACGACCGGGAATGGAAAACTTGTAAATTTAGGGAATGTTATG GTCAGCCTGAAAAGATCGCTTTTTATGCTAGCCTTAGTGACGATATCAGTAAAACGACAGCTAGCGCGCCTTTAGTGTTTAATAACGTGATAACCAACATCGGCGGTGGGTATGAACCATCAACAGGAGTGTTTACCGCCCCAACCAACGGCTTGTTTGTGTTTTCTCTGACTGTAAGACAATACGGATATCCAAGTTATGGTTTCGAAGGACATTTTAGCATCAAGAAAGGAGATGTCGTTGTAATGAAAGTGTATCCCGATATGCATGGAAAGGACAATGAGTTTGACACTGCTTCCGGTACAACCGTGCTGGAATTAAGTAAGGAGGACACCGTGTATGTAGTTGCAGATGAAAGTGGCAAATTTATTGAGGGAAATCAAGACTTTAGCACCTATTTCTCTGGATACcaatttggttaa
- the LOC128241385 gene encoding uncharacterized protein LOC128241385, producing the protein MAVGLHPFLCVLCVHGYLITGRKHSNDPTLFPRALRKNPIKKEHFFDFMGKLLSNGHAERAPVLRPTEECWYLPIFGVYHPRKPGQVRVVFDFSVVFEGLSLNSVLLQGSDFVNNLQGVLMRFRKDKVAVIGDIEQMFYSFSVHEIDRNLLRFLWYKDNNPLNPLVVYRMCKHVFGNSPSSAIATYGLRKSVEKSDQDVQSFVSQDFYVDDGLTSKSTVEGAVDLLLRTQSDLSKSRLRLHKIASNVPEVMKSFPPEDLSKDLKDLDLDREDLPSQRSLGIVWNISLDKFVFKADLLVQPVTKRGILSTINSIFDPLGFLAPVVLDGRLILRELMSSKVDWDDCVPEDIAVKWERWRQRLHDLEILNISRSYFDASLSQMDRVELHLFSDASVNGISAVVYVQGYTTKGDKVVLGYICNRSKRFYTYVSNRVQNIINVSKPEQWNFVPSEKNPADIGSRRASVTQLSESSWLTGPQFLLHETVSNLEHFPLVSPEQDQEVRKEVLVRATNVVDQKSSSSMFQRFSTWQSLIRAVSNLRHISVSYHKNLPCKGWHICSDSKDVACQQGARFWVLQTVQREVFAKEVKLLSENQRLNKDSSLLSLDPVLHSGGMLHVGGRLGRSELPTAEKHPIILPRKHQVSLLLVRHYHISVFHQGRLFTEGALRSAGFWVVGAKRLVASVIHNCVIAKSLEVILPLR; encoded by the exons ATGGCAGTTGGGTTGCACCCCTTCCTTTGCGTCCTTTGCGTCCACGGCTACCTAATAACAGGGCGCAAGCACTCAAACGATCCAACACTCTTTCCAAGAGCCTTGAGAAAAAATCCTATTAAGAAAGAGCATTTCTTTGATTTCATGGGCAAATTACTCAGCAATGGTCATGCAGAGAGAGCACCAGTTTTGAGGCCAACTGAAGAATGTTGGTATTTGCCTATTTTCGGAGTGTACCATCCCAGAAAACCTGGTCAGGTTCGAGTTGTGTTTGACTTCTCGGTAGTGTTTGAAGGTTTGTCGTTAAACTCGGTTCTTTTGCAAGGTTCTGACTTTGTAAATAACTTGCAAGGGGTGTTGATGCGTTTTAGAAAGGACAAAGTTGCTGTGATTGGGGATATTGAGCAAATGTTCTACTCTTTCAGTGTTCATGAGATAGACAGAAATCTTCTGCGGTTTCTATGGTACAAAGATAACAACCCTTTAAACCCCTTAGTTGTGTATCGCATGTGTAAGCATGTTTTTGGAAATAGTCCTTCATCTGCAATAGCGACATACGGTCTCCGCAAGTCAGTGGAGAAATCTGATCAAGATGTTCAAAGCTTTGTGTCTCAGGATTTCTACGTTGATGATGGTCTGACGTCAAAGTCCACAGTAGAGGGCGCTGTAGATTTACTCTTGAGAACTCAGTCAGATTTGAGCAAAAGTAGGTTACGCCTTCACAAGATTGCTTCCAATGTTCCTGAAGTCATGAAAAGTTTTCCACCAGAAGATTTGTCAAAAGACTTGAAAGATTTAGATCTTGACCGGGAAGATTTGCCTAGTCAGCGTAGTTTAGGTATTGTCTGGAACATCAGTTTagataaatttgttttcaaagctgATCTGTTGGTTCAACCCGTCACAAAGAGAGGTATATTGTCCACAATTAATAGCATTTTTGACCCTCTAGGTTTCCTGGCCCCTGTTGTACTTGATGGAAGGTTAATTCTTAGAGAGTTGATGTCTAGTAAGGTAGATTGGGATGACTGTGTGCCAGAGGATATTGCAGTGAAATGGGAAAGATGGAGACAAAGACTTCATGATTTGGAGATCCTCAACATCTCGAGGAGTTATTTCGATGCTTCACTTAGCCAGATGGATAGGGTAGAATTGCATCTATTTTCAGATGCATCTGTTAATGGCATTTCTGCTGTTGTGTACGTGCAAGGGTACACTACAAAGGGAGA CAAAGTTGTTCTTGGCTACATTTGTAACCGGTCTAAGAGGTTCTATACTTATGTTAGCAACAGGGTCCAGAATATCATTAATGTAAGCAAACCTGAGCAATGGAACTTTGTTCCATCTGAGAAGAACCCAGCTGACATTGGAAGTAGAAGAGCAAGTGTCACACAATTGAGTGAAAGTTCTTGGTTAACTGGTCCTCAGTTTTTGTTGCATGAGACTGTTTCAAACTTGGAGCACTTTCCTCTTGTGAGCCCTGAGCAAGACCAAGAAGTGCGCAAAGAGGTCTTAGTAAGAGCGACTAATGTCGTAGATCAGAAATCTAGCAGTAGCATGTTTCAACGGTTCTCGACTTGGCAAAGTTTGATCCGTGCAGTGTCAAATCTTAGGCATATATCAGTATCTTATCACAAGAACTTGCCATGTAAAGGTTGGCATATCTGTTCAGACTCAAAAGATGTGGCTTGTCAACAAGGGGCAAGGTTTTGGGTTCTGCAAACTGTTCAGCGTGAGGTGTTTGCTAAGGAGGTAAAGCTTCTTTCAGAGAACCAGAGGCTCAATAAAGACAGTAGTCTTCTGTCTCTTGACCCAGTATTGCATAGTGGTGGTATGTTACATGTTGGGGGGCGTCTTGGCAGGAGTGAACTGCCTACAGCAGAGAAACATCCCATTATCTTACCTCGGAAGCATCAAGTGTCACTTCTGTTGGTACGACATTACCATATCTCTGTTTTTCATCAGGGTAGACTCTTTACTGAGGGGGCTTTGAGATCTGCTGGATTTTGGGTTGTTGGAGCTAAACGTTTAGTAGCCAGTGTTATTCACAACTGTGTGATTGCAAAAAGCTTAGAGGTCATTTTGCCACTCAGATAA